From Bacillus sp. FSL K6-3431, the proteins below share one genomic window:
- a CDS encoding amino acid adenylation domain-containing protein encodes MDKDAYQTDSLTEEEKFWLSQLSADLNMSSFTHDNKKLDLEDYERNSFTYKIPSEISSKIIKMSDQSEYGLFIILMCGVKYLLSKYTGNRDVSIGTPVIQSESGVAYQDHHLIIRSDIHSEMSFKELLLKVQRNISEANKNQKVSHDKLARLLGFESTTTNRLKPRTVIQLTNIQHNSSNHYSYADTVFNFTWHGSNIECCITCKESVGEMIGKVTEQLTHFFRAVVDNPYIRLSEIDILSKERNRILYEFNNTSIEFPKDKSVVELFELQVLKTPQEIAVVYQGKKLTYQELNIKANHIANELVKSGIKENCIVGIMLDRSLELPIGILGILKSGAAYLPIDPNYPNERIKYILNNSNVEIILKCSHHQRKPTNQNISFTDIDIIMGKETPAAMEKNLELKISSESLMYVLYTSGSTGEPKGVMVKRNSFVNLLFWYIDEFDISETDNLLLIAPISFDTAHKNIIAPLIKGGTLHLFEPGMYDYNKMSDYIYFHNITTINCTPSGFYPLVDYNEESDYSRLTSLNHVFLGGESINCKKLIPLVESSNFNSEIVNTYGPTECTDISTFYRINDQEVRELQTIPIGKPIYNAELYIVDQEMDLLPIGITGEICIAGVGLAQGYCNAPGLTKEKFVEFPSIPGKKVYKTGDMARWMPDGKLEFIGRKDNLTKIRGFRVEVGEVETCLMKHHDVVEAVVIAMEDTHGAKELSAYFVAKKDIANSELKNFLLKRLPDFMVPAFFTQLKKMPLNQNGKIDRKALPVPNLDTASSSSYVAPEGEIERKIVGIWEEVLNIERIGVYDNFFELGGHSLKAASIVLKINRECDTNLQLSEMFKQPTIKEVVNLMIMKQEHERPAILPVKEREYYPVSSQQKRLFIMWQLNRDSVAYNLPSSIIIEGKLNSDKLVKAFQHLVNCHESLRTSFSFVDGQLVQYVHPKLDVTVDIVEAQEDGVMEFVNSLVKPFNLEKPPLFRVKVLKIEPNKHLLFTDAHHAVFDGISMDIIMEEFTDYYLDKKVPHPKLQYRDYAVWQEGFFQTDDFKRKEMYWLDLFKEKIPELELNTDYPRRPIQNYVGDHVSITASTDLTSRLRRVAVENGTTLYMVLLSALNVLLFKYTGQEDITIGSPTAGRSRPGLERVIGMFVNTAVMRNFPCREKTFRKFLNEVKDNTLKALDHEEYPFEVLVDQLGVHRNPGRNPVFDIMFSLDNDENFFKDTEKLSFCKYPIESNMTQFDMFIHALETNNSIEIKFKYRTCVFNKDTMQRMADHFILLLDVITQTMNIPLQKIQIMSELEKQTILSGFNNTEAEYSYQRTVHEIFEQQVKETASETAIVCKEIPLTYSELDAKANQLARMLRKKGVQRNTIVGVIAKPSLEMVIGVLGVLKAGGVFLPIDPSFPISRINYLLEDSNCQLILVQHHNMKGKFAFEQDMVGLDDETICKEDDSSPENINQPDDLAYVIYTSGTTGNPKGVMIEHRNLVNQLVGLIENLEFDQTFHHLLLAKVTFDVSVQQIFLPILSGGKLYIPEEKLITEPRGLWSFIEQKEINILCAVPAHLKVLINSTVTNQRLRYVFVAGEVFTRNLYDKLRDTVNADIVMNLYGPTETTIFSTIYICSEEEGSGGLPIGKPLSNYRAYILDRDHCPVPLGVTGELCIAGAGVGRGYINNPVLTNERFVLDPFVQGERMYKTGDLARWAADGNIEYIGRVDHQVKIKGVRVEPDEIKDHILNHSAVEDAVVVAKQNHSDESYLCTYLITNQDVTTSELKDYLKNKLPEYMIPAHFVKLGSMPLTNSDKIDIKALHKRKDEEYMLSGTVIKAPETHIEKKIAEIWKQVLDVKQVGIHDYFFDLGGNSLNIVQVNERLKEDLNIDIPVVALFRYTTIYSLAQQLKLIDEKGAPEKVNVDRVQVMEESRNRLQHRRQRRRDSNEL; translated from the coding sequence ATGGATAAGGATGCTTATCAAACAGATTCGTTAACTGAAGAAGAAAAGTTTTGGTTGAGTCAACTATCGGCGGATTTAAATATGAGTAGTTTTACACATGATAATAAAAAACTTGATTTAGAAGATTATGAACGTAATTCATTTACATATAAAATCCCAAGTGAAATATCGAGTAAAATCATCAAAATGAGTGATCAATCTGAATATGGATTATTTATCATTCTGATGTGCGGGGTAAAATACTTACTTTCAAAATATACGGGTAATAGAGATGTCTCGATCGGAACCCCAGTAATCCAATCAGAATCTGGTGTAGCCTATCAAGATCATCACTTGATTATACGAAGTGATATCCATAGCGAAATGTCATTTAAAGAGCTTCTATTGAAAGTGCAGCGAAATATTTCAGAGGCCAATAAAAACCAGAAAGTATCACATGATAAATTAGCAAGACTGCTAGGTTTTGAATCTACAACTACTAATAGATTGAAGCCCCGTACGGTTATCCAGCTTACAAATATTCAACACAACAGTTCTAATCACTATTCCTATGCAGACACAGTCTTTAATTTCACTTGGCATGGAAGCAATATTGAATGCTGTATTACTTGTAAAGAAAGCGTAGGAGAAATGATCGGAAAAGTTACAGAGCAACTGACTCACTTTTTTAGAGCAGTAGTTGACAACCCCTATATCCGTCTTTCCGAAATAGATATTTTATCCAAAGAGAGGAATCGAATTTTATATGAGTTCAACAACACTTCTATAGAATTTCCAAAGGACAAGTCGGTTGTTGAATTGTTTGAATTACAAGTGTTAAAAACCCCTCAAGAGATAGCTGTCGTTTATCAAGGGAAAAAATTAACTTATCAGGAATTAAATATAAAAGCGAATCATATAGCAAATGAATTGGTTAAGTCGGGAATTAAAGAAAATTGTATAGTAGGAATTATGTTGGATAGATCGCTGGAGCTTCCAATCGGTATTTTAGGCATTTTAAAGTCGGGAGCAGCTTATTTACCTATTGATCCAAACTATCCAAATGAACGGATCAAATATATTTTAAACAATTCCAACGTAGAAATAATTTTGAAATGTAGCCATCATCAACGGAAGCCCACTAATCAAAATATTTCATTTACTGATATCGATATAATTATGGGTAAGGAAACACCAGCAGCAATGGAAAAGAATCTCGAGCTGAAAATATCATCAGAAAGTTTAATGTATGTCCTTTACACCTCGGGAAGTACTGGGGAGCCTAAAGGGGTAATGGTAAAAAGAAATTCATTTGTAAACCTGCTCTTCTGGTATATTGATGAATTTGATATAAGTGAAACTGACAATTTATTATTAATTGCCCCAATAAGTTTCGATACGGCGCATAAAAATATAATTGCTCCATTAATAAAAGGGGGAACATTACACCTCTTTGAGCCGGGTATGTACGATTACAATAAGATGTCAGATTATATTTACTTTCATAACATCACAACTATAAATTGTACACCAAGCGGTTTTTACCCATTGGTTGATTATAATGAAGAGTCGGATTACAGCAGATTAACATCATTGAATCATGTCTTTTTAGGTGGTGAATCTATTAATTGTAAAAAGTTGATACCGTTGGTAGAATCATCTAATTTTAATAGTGAAATTGTGAATACTTATGGTCCTACTGAATGCACGGATATATCCACATTCTACAGAATCAATGATCAAGAAGTGAGGGAACTTCAGACAATACCTATTGGAAAGCCAATCTATAATGCGGAACTATACATTGTTGACCAAGAAATGGACCTTCTGCCTATTGGTATAACGGGAGAAATATGTATTGCTGGAGTGGGATTGGCACAGGGTTACTGCAATGCACCAGGTTTAACTAAAGAAAAATTTGTTGAGTTTCCGTCTATTCCCGGGAAAAAGGTTTATAAAACCGGGGATATGGCAAGGTGGATGCCTGATGGTAAACTTGAATTTATTGGCAGAAAAGACAATCTTACAAAGATTAGAGGTTTTCGGGTAGAAGTAGGTGAAGTTGAAACTTGTCTTATGAAACACCATGATGTTGTGGAAGCAGTTGTCATTGCTATGGAAGATACTCATGGTGCCAAAGAATTAAGCGCTTATTTTGTTGCCAAGAAGGATATAGCAAATTCGGAGTTGAAAAATTTCCTTCTTAAAAGATTGCCAGATTTCATGGTACCTGCTTTTTTCACTCAACTGAAAAAAATGCCTCTCAATCAAAATGGGAAAATTGATCGAAAAGCACTCCCTGTGCCCAATTTGGATACAGCATCAAGCTCAAGTTATGTTGCACCTGAAGGTGAAATTGAAAGAAAAATTGTGGGTATTTGGGAAGAAGTTCTTAACATTGAAAGAATAGGAGTATATGATAACTTCTTTGAATTAGGTGGCCATTCGCTAAAGGCGGCTTCAATTGTACTAAAAATTAACCGAGAATGTGATACAAACCTGCAATTAAGCGAAATGTTTAAACAACCTACAATAAAAGAAGTTGTTAATCTAATGATTATGAAGCAAGAACATGAACGCCCAGCAATATTGCCTGTCAAAGAAAGAGAATATTATCCCGTCTCATCACAGCAGAAAAGATTATTTATCATGTGGCAGCTTAATCGGGACTCTGTGGCCTATAATTTGCCATCCTCAATAATTATAGAGGGTAAGCTTAATTCTGATAAGCTGGTGAAAGCCTTCCAGCACCTTGTTAATTGTCATGAATCATTGCGCACATCATTTTCATTTGTCGATGGTCAACTGGTTCAGTATGTTCATCCTAAATTAGATGTTACTGTCGATATTGTGGAAGCCCAAGAAGATGGAGTAATGGAATTTGTTAACAGCTTAGTTAAGCCTTTTAACCTAGAAAAACCACCTCTTTTTAGAGTAAAGGTTCTTAAGATTGAACCAAATAAGCATTTGTTGTTCACAGATGCCCATCATGCTGTTTTTGATGGCATCTCGATGGATATTATTATGGAGGAATTTACTGATTACTATTTAGACAAGAAAGTACCTCATCCTAAGTTACAGTATAGAGATTATGCAGTATGGCAGGAGGGATTTTTTCAAACTGATGATTTCAAGCGTAAAGAGATGTATTGGTTAGACCTGTTTAAAGAAAAGATCCCCGAACTTGAATTAAATACGGATTACCCGCGTCGGCCAATTCAAAATTATGTAGGTGATCATGTATCTATTACGGCAAGCACCGATTTGACATCACGCTTGAGAAGAGTAGCAGTGGAGAATGGGACAACTCTTTATATGGTGTTGCTTTCTGCTTTGAATGTTTTGTTATTCAAATATACCGGTCAAGAAGATATTACGATTGGTTCACCGACAGCGGGTAGATCCCGCCCTGGTTTGGAGCGTGTGATCGGCATGTTTGTGAATACGGCGGTAATGAGAAACTTTCCATGTCGAGAAAAAACATTCCGAAAATTTTTAAATGAAGTAAAAGATAATACTCTGAAGGCACTTGATCATGAGGAATATCCGTTTGAAGTATTGGTTGATCAATTAGGCGTTCATCGAAATCCGGGAAGAAATCCGGTGTTTGATATTATGTTTTCTCTGGACAACGATGAGAATTTCTTCAAGGATACTGAGAAATTGTCCTTTTGTAAATACCCGATAGAAAGTAATATGACTCAATTCGATATGTTCATTCATGCATTGGAAACGAACAATAGTATTGAAATTAAATTCAAGTATCGTACATGTGTATTTAACAAAGATACAATGCAAAGGATGGCCGACCATTTTATTCTTTTACTTGATGTAATTACCCAAACTATGAATATACCATTGCAAAAGATTCAGATCATGTCCGAACTAGAAAAGCAAACCATTCTTTCTGGATTCAACAATACGGAGGCTGAATACTCATACCAAAGGACTGTACATGAAATATTTGAGCAACAGGTGAAAGAGACTGCTTCGGAAACTGCTATCGTATGTAAAGAAATTCCACTAACTTACTCTGAGTTAGATGCGAAAGCCAATCAACTGGCACGCATGTTAAGAAAAAAAGGAGTGCAAAGAAATACCATCGTAGGAGTTATTGCAAAGCCTTCCCTGGAAATGGTCATAGGAGTACTTGGAGTGTTAAAGGCAGGGGGCGTATTTTTACCGATTGATCCCAGCTTTCCAATAAGCAGGATAAACTATCTTTTGGAAGACAGTAATTGTCAGTTGATCTTGGTCCAACATCATAATATGAAGGGAAAGTTTGCTTTTGAACAGGATATGGTTGGACTGGATGATGAAACGATCTGTAAAGAAGATGATTCCAGCCCTGAAAATATAAATCAGCCTGACGACTTGGCATATGTGATTTATACGTCCGGAACCACTGGTAATCCAAAAGGTGTTATGATCGAGCACAGAAATCTTGTCAATCAGTTGGTTGGATTGATAGAAAATTTGGAGTTTGATCAAACGTTCCATCATTTGTTGCTTGCAAAAGTTACATTCGATGTTTCCGTACAACAGATCTTTCTCCCAATCCTTTCTGGAGGGAAGCTGTATATTCCTGAGGAAAAGTTAATTACGGAGCCGAGGGGACTTTGGAGCTTTATTGAGCAAAAAGAAATTAATATTTTGTGTGCTGTCCCTGCACATTTAAAGGTTTTGATCAATAGTACCGTTACAAACCAACGCCTTCGCTACGTTTTTGTAGCAGGTGAGGTTTTCACAAGGAATCTTTATGATAAATTACGGGATACAGTTAATGCCGATATAGTTATGAATCTTTATGGTCCAACTGAGACAACGATCTTTTCAACCATTTATATTTGCAGTGAAGAAGAAGGTTCAGGGGGCTTGCCCATAGGTAAACCTTTAAGCAATTATCGAGCGTATATTTTAGATCGAGATCATTGTCCCGTTCCTCTGGGTGTAACTGGAGAGTTATGTATTGCTGGAGCTGGAGTAGGGAGAGGATATATCAACAATCCGGTTTTAACAAATGAACGGTTCGTCCTTGATCCTTTTGTTCAGGGTGAAAGGATGTATAAGACTGGGGATCTCGCCAGGTGGGCTGCAGATGGGAACATTGAGTATATCGGAAGGGTTGACCACCAGGTGAAGATTAAAGGAGTCCGAGTAGAGCCAGACGAAATAAAAGACCATATTCTAAACCATAGCGCCGTTGAGGACGCGGTTGTTGTAGCAAAACAGAATCATAGTGATGAAAGTTACTTGTGTACGTATTTGATTACAAATCAAGATGTTACTACCTCAGAATTAAAGGATTACTTGAAAAATAAGTTGCCCGAATACATGATTCCAGCACACTTTGTAAAATTGGGTAGTATGCCCTTAACGAACAGTGACAAAATTGACATAAAAGCGCTGCACAAAAGAAAAGATGAGGAATATATGTTGTCAGGAACTGTTATTAAAGCACCTGAAACACATATAGAAAAAAAGATAGCGGAAATATGGAAACAGGTACTTGATGTGAAACAAGTAGGTATTCATGATTATTTTTTCGACCTTGGTGGAAATTCGCTTAATATTGTTCAAGTAAATGAACGGTTGAAAGAAGATTTAAACATCGACATACCTGTAGTGGCGTTATTCAGATATACCACTATTTATTCTCTGGCACAACAATTAAAGCTGATTGATGAGAAAGGTGCGCCGGAAAAAGTGAATGTAGATAGAGTACAGGTGATGGAGGAATCGAGAAATAGGCTACAGCATAGAAGACAAAGGAGGAGGGATTCGAATGAATTATAG
- a CDS encoding beta-ketoacyl synthase N-terminal-like domain-containing protein, which yields MNYSVQPSVRNGMEIAIVGMSCRFPGGNNINTFWENLKNGTESISIFSDEELREAGIDRETILSPKYVKAGGSITGTEWFDTHLFNYSPREAEVMDPQLKILHECAWEALENSGYCSDALKGLVGTYIGSSTNLYWMSTVYQQANDFIKEAELLNGSQFFSTRLSHKLNLKGPSYTVQTACSSSLVAVHLACQALLSGDCDMALAGGVSLTLPEKRGHFYQEGMILSPDGHCRPFDANARGTVNGNGVGIVVLKLLEDAIVDGDYIHAVVKGSAINNDGSNKVSFTAPSIEGQAAVIKAAHLMAEVEPESISYVEAHGTGTMLGDPIEIEALKLAFDTEKRGFCGIGSVKANIGHLDNASGVAGLIKTAVALKHRMIPPSINYEKPNEKIDFDNSPFYVNNKLKEWKNSEFPLRAGVSSFGMGGTNAHVVLEDAPEREASDRSRRYQLLSFSAQTEKSLEEQTKRLADYLNQNTNVNLADVAFTLLNGRKSLKYRRMLVVSDIDEAKRDLYSMNPNKVQSKIYDGISASKQIIFMFPGQGAQYVNMGLDLYTEEKIFRDEVNRCCQILKEISGDDWKELLYPSNPEARASDEINQTSNTQPAIFIFEYSLAQMLIEWGIHPDGMIGHSIGEYVAACLSGVFSLKHALKLVYERGTLMQQLPKGSMVSVLASKSEILPLMNHNLSIAAVNGPQSCVVSGSNEEMNILETRLNREGFPFKKLSTSHAFHSSMMDPILIAYKEKVKEIDLHNPKIPYISNLTGRWITAGQATSSDYWVNHLRQTVRFSDGIKHLIAGMENIFVEVGPGGTLSSFVRQQKLGESAAVMVKTVRHSKIRVSDDRYLLQNIGKLYIHGVNIDWSKYFSLERRHRVPLPTYPFDRQFFSIYKDFEKGGSVSIPHSTPVTESKRKISPQDDKVQKIIESYKDVIGLKYISPHDDFFEIGGSSLTAVNVVARLQKDFEISINHLFEFPSASDLAQHMRYKEERNKIDKDALASYLIARRERHRLVRDKMQKFEETRNLYNDRNRKYYEANLSYRLNYQDILLTGTTGYLGVYLLHDLLTNLNSNVHLIVRSGNRIEAEDRIKEKVSTYFGLSFYNAYKQRIFVYSGDLTKSNMGVGMNNYQYLSETIQCIIHSAGNVSHYGNYYKSYDANVLATRNIIDFSLKGIQKDVNHISTLAVASGAVKNKKDILYTEYDNDLGQIIENPYPKTKLEAERIVMEARKKGVNANIFRVGNIVFDSKSGRFQENIEHNALYSMMKSYIEIGLVPEMEKDTDFSCVDDVSRAIISLFDREELLNEIHHIFNPNRISLSDLLTTPNLNIDVKETSINKFLDYIFDEKQVERHTSEIYNIQLHSIGDELKTFDDTDLTVFHITGDKTNILLNRTGFIWNDVNDELIRKMIEYGQQIKFFYKSKV from the coding sequence ATGAATTATAGTGTGCAACCGTCGGTAAGAAATGGTATGGAGATTGCTATTGTCGGAATGTCATGCAGATTTCCCGGAGGAAATAATATAAATACATTCTGGGAAAATCTGAAGAATGGCACAGAATCGATATCCATTTTCTCGGATGAGGAGTTGCGAGAAGCAGGAATCGACCGAGAAACAATCCTGAGTCCCAAATATGTGAAGGCTGGAGGATCCATCACTGGTACGGAGTGGTTCGATACTCATTTATTCAATTACTCGCCCCGGGAAGCAGAGGTAATGGATCCACAATTAAAAATTTTACACGAATGTGCATGGGAAGCGCTTGAAAACAGCGGCTACTGTTCAGATGCCTTGAAAGGCTTGGTAGGTACTTATATCGGAAGCTCAACAAATTTGTATTGGATGAGCACGGTTTACCAACAAGCGAATGACTTTATAAAAGAAGCCGAACTATTGAATGGTTCACAATTTTTCAGTACAAGATTGTCACATAAATTGAATTTGAAAGGCCCAAGCTACACCGTTCAAACTGCGTGTTCATCTTCGTTGGTTGCTGTTCACTTGGCATGTCAAGCTCTTTTAAGTGGTGACTGCGACATGGCTTTGGCTGGGGGGGTGTCCCTCACATTACCTGAGAAGAGAGGCCATTTCTATCAGGAGGGTATGATTCTTTCACCAGATGGACATTGTAGACCTTTTGATGCCAATGCAAGGGGAACGGTTAACGGCAATGGCGTGGGCATCGTTGTTTTGAAACTGCTTGAGGATGCTATTGTTGACGGAGATTATATCCATGCTGTTGTGAAAGGATCCGCGATAAATAATGACGGTTCTAATAAAGTCAGCTTTACTGCACCAAGTATAGAAGGACAAGCCGCTGTTATCAAGGCAGCGCATCTCATGGCGGAAGTCGAACCCGAAAGTATTTCTTACGTAGAGGCACATGGTACTGGAACCATGTTAGGAGATCCAATAGAAATTGAAGCTTTAAAACTGGCGTTTGACACGGAAAAACGAGGGTTTTGCGGAATCGGATCTGTCAAAGCGAATATTGGGCATCTCGATAACGCCTCAGGTGTGGCCGGTTTGATTAAAACCGCAGTTGCCTTAAAACATCGAATGATTCCACCAAGTATTAATTACGAGAAACCAAATGAAAAAATTGACTTCGATAATAGCCCATTTTATGTGAACAATAAATTGAAGGAATGGAAGAACTCAGAGTTTCCTTTAAGAGCTGGTGTAAGTTCCTTTGGTATGGGAGGGACTAATGCTCATGTCGTACTTGAGGACGCTCCGGAAAGAGAGGCCTCTGATCGGAGCAGAAGATATCAATTACTTTCCTTTTCCGCACAAACGGAAAAATCTCTTGAAGAACAAACTAAAAGGTTAGCTGATTATTTGAATCAAAACACTAACGTGAATTTGGCAGATGTAGCCTTTACTCTTTTAAACGGTAGAAAAAGTTTAAAATATCGAAGAATGTTAGTGGTTTCTGATATAGATGAAGCGAAGCGTGACCTTTACAGCATGAACCCTAATAAAGTTCAGAGTAAGATTTATGATGGCATTAGCGCCAGTAAGCAAATAATTTTTATGTTTCCTGGACAAGGGGCACAATACGTAAATATGGGGCTGGATTTGTACACAGAAGAGAAGATATTTCGGGATGAAGTAAATCGATGCTGCCAAATTTTAAAGGAAATTAGTGGAGATGATTGGAAAGAATTATTATATCCATCGAATCCAGAGGCTAGAGCCAGTGACGAGATTAATCAGACATCCAATACTCAGCCTGCAATTTTTATTTTTGAATACTCATTGGCACAAATGTTAATAGAATGGGGCATTCATCCGGATGGCATGATCGGTCACAGTATAGGAGAATATGTAGCTGCTTGCTTGTCCGGGGTGTTTTCACTAAAGCACGCACTGAAGTTGGTTTATGAACGCGGGACTTTAATGCAGCAATTACCTAAAGGAAGTATGGTAAGCGTACTGGCTTCGAAAAGTGAAATTTTACCATTAATGAATCATAATTTATCCATTGCTGCGGTGAATGGTCCACAATCATGCGTTGTTTCGGGTTCAAATGAGGAGATGAATATTTTAGAAACCAGATTGAATCGTGAAGGCTTTCCATTTAAAAAACTGTCAACTTCTCATGCCTTCCATTCATCCATGATGGATCCGATCTTAATTGCTTATAAAGAGAAGGTGAAAGAAATTGATCTTCACAATCCGAAAATTCCCTATATATCTAATTTAACAGGACGTTGGATAACAGCAGGCCAAGCAACAAGCTCCGATTATTGGGTGAATCATCTGCGTCAAACAGTAAGGTTTTCTGACGGTATCAAACATCTAATAGCGGGTATGGAAAACATCTTTGTTGAAGTCGGACCTGGTGGAACATTAAGTTCTTTCGTTAGACAACAAAAGCTGGGAGAATCAGCTGCCGTGATGGTAAAAACTGTACGGCATTCCAAAATAAGAGTCTCAGATGATAGATATTTGCTTCAAAATATTGGGAAGCTTTACATTCATGGTGTGAACATTGATTGGTCGAAATACTTTTCACTAGAAAGAAGGCATCGGGTTCCGTTGCCTACATATCCTTTTGATCGGCAATTCTTTAGTATTTATAAGGATTTTGAAAAAGGTGGGAGTGTATCCATACCTCATAGTACACCCGTAACCGAATCGAAGCGCAAAATATCTCCTCAAGATGATAAAGTGCAGAAAATTATAGAATCATATAAAGATGTTATTGGATTAAAGTATATCAGTCCTCATGATGATTTTTTTGAAATTGGAGGTAGCTCACTGACAGCTGTCAATGTTGTTGCTAGATTACAGAAGGATTTTGAAATCTCCATTAATCATTTATTTGAATTTCCCAGTGCGTCTGACCTAGCACAGCATATGAGATATAAGGAAGAACGGAATAAAATCGATAAAGACGCGTTAGCAAGTTATCTTATTGCTAGGAGGGAAAGGCACCGCTTAGTAAGGGATAAAATGCAGAAGTTTGAAGAAACACGCAATTTATATAACGACAGAAACAGAAAATATTATGAAGCAAATCTTTCCTACCGACTGAACTATCAGGATATTCTATTAACAGGAACCACGGGATATTTGGGAGTTTACTTGCTTCATGATCTATTAACCAATTTGAATAGCAATGTGCATCTAATCGTAAGAAGCGGGAATCGGATAGAAGCAGAAGATCGCATTAAAGAAAAAGTTAGTACTTACTTTGGTCTTTCCTTTTATAACGCATATAAACAAAGGATTTTTGTATACAGCGGGGACCTGACAAAAAGTAATATGGGCGTCGGTATGAATAATTATCAATATCTTAGCGAAACGATCCAATGTATCATACATTCAGCTGGTAATGTTAGTCATTATGGAAACTATTATAAATCTTACGACGCGAATGTTTTGGCTACAAGAAATATAATCGATTTTTCGCTTAAAGGAATACAGAAAGATGTTAACCATATTTCCACGTTGGCTGTAGCTTCAGGTGCAGTGAAGAATAAAAAAGATATATTGTATACGGAATACGATAATGATTTGGGACAAATTATTGAAAATCCTTACCCAAAGACAAAGCTAGAAGCTGAAAGGATTGTAATGGAGGCAAGAAAAAAAGGAGTAAATGCAAATATTTTTCGAGTGGGAAATATTGTTTTTGATTCTAAATCTGGAAGGTTTCAAGAGAATATAGAGCATAACGCTTTATATTCTATGATGAAGTCCTATATTGAAATTGGTCTGGTTCCAGAAATGGAAAAAGACACTGATTTTTCATGTGTTGATGATGTTAGTCGAGCAATTATCAGTCTGTTTGATAGAGAAGAATTACTGAATGAAATTCACCATATCTTTAATCCAAATCGTATAAGTTTATCAGATCTTCTAACAACTCCCAACTTGAATATAGATGTGAAAGAGACGTCAATCAACAAATTCTTAGATTATATCTTTGATGAAAAGCAAGTTGAGCGACATACATCAGAAATTTATAACATTCAACTACATAGCATAGGAGACGAATTGAAAACCTTTGATGATACTGATCTAACAGTATTTCATATCACTGGTGATAAAACCAATATATTATTAAACAGAACTGGTTTTATATGGAATGATGTAAATGATGAATTGATAAGAAAAATGATAGAGTATGGTCAGCAGATAAAATTTTTCTATAAATCTAAAGTATAA